A region from the Streptosporangium sp. NBC_01756 genome encodes:
- a CDS encoding DNA recombination protein RmuC, with amino-acid sequence MALVFQLAVGLAAGLAIGFLLGRARAASGATGMEVRLAEAEARAKVAEEKVAYVEGQLAERFQTLSARALDVNNLRFLELAETRLAAGRTEAAGELEQRKQAVEHMIEPLKDTLARVETQLRDTQTGQRAAHAELAKHIDVVRESNDQLRVQTTALVRALQRPEARGRWGELQLRRVAEIAGMQRYCDFDEQASATTADGVLRPDMVVRLAGGKNVVVDSKVSLAAYLEAAESDDPDHQSARLDSHARHVREHVDRLAAKAYWQAFSPAPEFVVLFIPGEAFLAPALERDPALLEYAMRRRVHIATPTTLITMLRTAQYAWQQAALSENARAVFELGKELYERLGTMGRNMESMGRSLSRAVESYNRTVGSLETRVLVSARKLNDLGLVETELDGPATVEDLPRALTSPELLEEERSSSPLISRLNGKLTNDLP; translated from the coding sequence ATGGCACTCGTTTTCCAGCTCGCCGTGGGACTCGCCGCGGGACTCGCGATCGGATTCCTGCTGGGCCGGGCGCGTGCCGCCTCGGGGGCGACGGGCATGGAGGTGCGCCTGGCCGAGGCCGAGGCTCGGGCGAAGGTCGCCGAGGAGAAGGTCGCCTATGTCGAAGGACAGCTCGCCGAGCGGTTCCAGACCCTGTCGGCCCGCGCGCTCGACGTCAACAACCTGCGGTTCCTGGAGCTGGCCGAGACCCGGCTGGCCGCCGGCCGTACCGAGGCCGCCGGGGAGCTGGAGCAGCGCAAACAGGCCGTCGAGCACATGATCGAGCCGTTGAAGGACACCCTGGCCCGCGTCGAGACGCAGCTGCGCGACACCCAGACGGGCCAGCGGGCCGCCCACGCCGAGCTGGCCAAGCACATCGACGTCGTCCGCGAGAGCAACGACCAGCTCCGCGTCCAGACGACCGCGCTGGTGCGCGCCCTGCAGCGCCCGGAGGCCAGGGGCCGGTGGGGGGAGCTCCAGCTCCGCAGGGTCGCCGAGATCGCCGGCATGCAGCGCTACTGCGACTTCGACGAGCAGGCGAGCGCCACCACCGCCGACGGCGTGCTCCGGCCCGACATGGTCGTACGGCTGGCCGGCGGCAAGAACGTGGTGGTCGACTCCAAGGTCTCCCTGGCCGCCTACCTGGAAGCCGCCGAGTCCGACGATCCGGACCACCAGTCGGCCCGGCTCGACTCCCACGCCCGGCACGTGCGCGAGCACGTGGACCGGCTCGCCGCCAAGGCCTACTGGCAGGCGTTCAGTCCGGCACCGGAGTTCGTGGTGCTGTTCATTCCGGGCGAGGCGTTCCTGGCCCCGGCGCTGGAACGCGATCCCGCCCTGCTGGAGTACGCCATGCGGCGGCGGGTCCACATCGCCACGCCCACCACGCTGATCACCATGCTCCGCACCGCCCAGTACGCCTGGCAGCAGGCCGCGCTCAGCGAGAACGCCCGGGCGGTCTTCGAGCTGGGCAAGGAACTCTACGAGCGGCTGGGCACCATGGGACGGAACATGGAGTCGATGGGCCGGTCGCTGAGCAGGGCGGTGGAGTCCTACAACCGGACGGTCGGCTCCCTGGAGACCCGGGTGCTGGTGAGCGCGCGCAAGCTGAACGACCTGGGGCTGGTCGAGACCGAGCTGGACGGGCCCGCGACGGTCGAGGACCTGCCGCGCGCACTGACCTCGCCGGAACTGCTGGAAGAGGAGAGGTCAAGCTCCCCTCTGATATCCCGGCTCAACGGTAAATTGACCAACGACCTGCCCTAG
- a CDS encoding PIN domain-containing protein yields the protein MKAPAARSLILDSQALSLLLRDDRQMITRIEAARRVGVPVLVSALTVVEAAYGKTDTARLRWVLSRLQVQNVTPADSLTAVRLLSDADGLHGHKYAIDALVAAMALRSPAPVLVLTSDRDDWSKLCGDRVQIKDV from the coding sequence ATGAAGGCGCCCGCTGCCAGGTCCCTGATTCTGGACTCCCAGGCACTGTCGCTACTCCTGCGCGACGACCGCCAGATGATCACTCGGATCGAGGCCGCTCGGCGCGTAGGCGTGCCCGTCCTGGTGTCGGCCCTGACGGTGGTGGAGGCCGCCTACGGGAAGACGGATACCGCCCGGCTGCGCTGGGTGCTCTCCCGCCTTCAGGTCCAAAACGTCACCCCGGCGGACAGCCTCACTGCGGTGCGTCTGCTGAGCGACGCCGACGGGCTGCACGGCCACAAGTACGCCATCGATGCTCTCGTCGCCGCGATGGCGCTCCGCTCCCCGGCGCCCGTGCTGGTGCTGACCTCGGACCGCGACGACTGGTCGAAACTGTGCGGCGACCGTGTACAGATCAAGGACGTCTGA
- a CDS encoding conjugal transfer protein produces the protein MNGVRAPFERFTRQNTAGGTPAVSSDTEFPVSRATSFASQFAAVYLNFESIRSQERAARLAPYLPEGAEPQFGWDGLGRMAAGAVQPYGTEIIDRDNAVVTLAFQSGDRRQLLSVPVFHDGQTDRLVVSGRPGILPAPTPANLPPAPAGESDEAAEAELRTPLANFFKAYALSDTASLQQYAAAGVTLEGFGGAFTFIQLKSLSVPLVGGATREVTATVVWGVPSGATPSAGPTPADPGDASGKLEQAYLLTVVEQGGKWFVKNIRGAQRSVG, from the coding sequence GTGAACGGGGTCCGTGCGCCTTTTGAGCGTTTCACCCGGCAGAACACCGCAGGTGGAACGCCTGCCGTTTCCAGTGACACCGAATTCCCGGTCAGCCGGGCGACCTCTTTCGCCAGCCAGTTCGCCGCCGTCTATCTGAATTTCGAGTCCATCCGCTCCCAGGAAAGAGCGGCCAGGCTCGCGCCCTACCTGCCGGAAGGCGCCGAACCGCAGTTCGGCTGGGACGGCCTCGGCCGGATGGCCGCCGGTGCGGTCCAGCCGTACGGCACCGAGATCATCGACAGGGACAACGCCGTGGTGACCCTCGCGTTCCAGTCGGGAGACCGCCGCCAGCTGCTGTCCGTTCCGGTGTTCCACGACGGCCAGACAGACAGGCTCGTGGTCTCCGGCCGACCGGGCATCCTGCCGGCGCCCACACCGGCGAACCTGCCCCCGGCGCCCGCGGGCGAGAGCGACGAGGCCGCCGAGGCCGAGCTCCGCACCCCGCTGGCCAACTTCTTCAAGGCGTACGCCTTGAGTGACACCGCGTCCCTGCAGCAGTACGCCGCCGCCGGGGTCACCCTGGAGGGGTTCGGTGGCGCGTTCACCTTCATACAGCTCAAGAGCCTCTCCGTCCCCCTCGTCGGCGGCGCCACCCGCGAGGTCACGGCCACGGTCGTGTGGGGAGTGCCCTCGGGCGCGACCCCGTCGGCCGGTCCCACACCCGCCGACCCCGGGGACGCCAGCGGGAAACTGGAGCAGGCCTACCTGCTCACCGTGGTCGAACAGGGCGGCAAGTGGTTCGTCAAGAACATCCGCGGCGCACAACGGTCTGTGGGGTAA
- a CDS encoding DUF6542 domain-containing protein, which yields MSERKRGGGIRLTARGAMTSVLALSLAGGVLQALLGPPALAGVAFVAGCVVAVSLVNRRDLLSLVVSPPLIFLLATLVVEAVRALGSTSPIQAFSLGMLTTLSAGAPWLFGGTLVVLLVAWRRGLAQCVRDLREELRAAGPDIPRPRSGGTDYAPEPEGYFEPKVYGTPREGQ from the coding sequence GTGAGTGAGCGCAAGCGCGGAGGCGGCATCCGGCTGACCGCCCGGGGGGCGATGACGTCGGTGCTGGCATTGTCCCTGGCGGGCGGTGTCCTGCAGGCGTTACTCGGTCCGCCCGCGCTGGCCGGGGTGGCGTTCGTGGCCGGCTGCGTGGTCGCGGTGTCGCTGGTGAACCGGCGGGACCTGCTCTCGCTGGTGGTGTCCCCACCGCTGATCTTCCTACTGGCCACGCTGGTCGTCGAGGCGGTCCGGGCCCTGGGCTCGACCTCGCCGATCCAGGCGTTCAGCCTGGGCATGCTCACCACGCTGTCGGCCGGTGCCCCGTGGCTGTTCGGCGGCACGCTCGTGGTCCTGCTCGTCGCGTGGCGCCGCGGTCTCGCCCAGTGCGTACGTGATCTGCGCGAGGAGCTACGGGCGGCCGGCCCGGACATCCCCCGCCCGAGGAGCGGCGGCACCGACTACGCCCCCGAGCCCGAAGGCTATTTCGAGCCCAAGGTGTACGGCACGCCCCGCGAAGGGCAGTGA
- the xseA gene encoding exodeoxyribonuclease VII large subunit — protein MSSKTTPEQPLPVRTVLQMVGGWIGKLGTVWVEGQITELTARGGTVFLTLRDPVANVSARVTCPRGVYEATVPRPVDGARVVMHLKPDFWVNKGSFAFTALEMRPVGVGELLARLERLRQVLAAEGLFGVDRKRRLPFLPGTVGLICGRDSAAERDVLENSRRRWPAVRFKVEPVAVQGPYAVGEVTEALRRFDADGEVDVIVIARGGGSMEDLLPFSDEALVRAVAACRTPVVSAIGHEQDNPLLDLVADVRASTPTDAAKKVVPDVGEQLTLVRQLRDRGRRVAGGWLEREAAWLTAVRSRPSLADPVREIERRAEQAEQLRDRARRSLTGSLDRAQDSLGHLRARLVSLSPAATLERGYAIVQRPSGDVVRLAGDVAPGDELTIRFSDDRVTVRSETAT, from the coding sequence ATGAGCTCGAAGACCACTCCGGAACAGCCGCTCCCGGTCCGCACGGTGCTGCAGATGGTCGGCGGCTGGATCGGCAAACTCGGCACCGTCTGGGTGGAGGGGCAGATCACCGAGTTGACCGCCCGCGGCGGCACGGTGTTCCTGACGTTGCGTGACCCTGTGGCCAATGTGTCGGCCCGGGTCACCTGCCCCCGTGGCGTCTACGAGGCGACCGTCCCCCGGCCGGTGGACGGAGCCCGGGTCGTCATGCACCTGAAACCGGACTTCTGGGTAAATAAGGGGTCTTTCGCGTTCACCGCGCTGGAGATGCGACCGGTCGGCGTCGGCGAGCTGCTGGCCCGGCTGGAGCGACTCCGCCAGGTGCTCGCCGCCGAAGGGCTCTTCGGAGTCGACCGCAAGCGGCGGCTGCCGTTCCTGCCCGGCACCGTCGGGCTGATCTGCGGTCGTGACTCGGCCGCCGAACGCGACGTGCTGGAAAACTCGCGGCGCCGCTGGCCGGCGGTGCGGTTCAAGGTCGAGCCCGTGGCCGTGCAGGGGCCCTACGCGGTCGGCGAGGTCACCGAGGCCCTGCGCAGGTTCGACGCGGACGGAGAGGTCGACGTCATCGTGATCGCACGGGGCGGCGGGTCGATGGAGGACCTGCTGCCCTTCTCCGACGAGGCGCTGGTCCGGGCGGTCGCCGCGTGCCGGACCCCGGTGGTCAGCGCGATCGGGCACGAGCAGGACAATCCGCTGCTCGACCTGGTCGCCGACGTCCGGGCGTCCACCCCCACCGACGCCGCCAAGAAGGTCGTCCCGGACGTCGGTGAGCAGCTCACGCTGGTGCGCCAGCTCCGCGACCGGGGCCGCCGGGTCGCCGGTGGCTGGCTGGAGCGGGAGGCGGCATGGCTGACGGCGGTCCGCTCCCGCCCCTCCCTGGCCGACCCGGTCCGCGAGATCGAGCGCAGGGCCGAGCAGGCCGAGCAGCTCAGGGATCGGGCCAGGCGTTCGCTCACCGGCTCCCTGGACCGCGCCCAGGACTCCCTGGGGCATCTGAGAGCACGCCTGGTCTCCCTCTCCCCCGCCGCCACCCTGGAACGCGGCTACGCGATCGTGCAGCGCCCCTCGGGCGACGTCGTACGGCTGGCGGGCGACGTCGCCCCCGGTGACGAGCTGACGATCCGGTTCTCCGACGACAGGGTGACAGTCAGGAGCGAGACCGCCACGTGA
- a CDS encoding CopG family transcriptional regulator, protein MPSELLGALRTRTGKRGMSAYVTAAVRHQLAMDGLAEIVAAYEAEHEPLSEAEVQAAQHELFGDAPAPCASGDSAA, encoded by the coding sequence ATGCCTTCGGAACTCCTCGGTGCTCTGCGTACGCGCACCGGCAAACGCGGCATGTCCGCCTATGTGACCGCAGCGGTCCGGCATCAGCTGGCGATGGACGGTCTCGCCGAGATCGTGGCCGCCTACGAAGCCGAGCACGAACCGTTGAGCGAGGCCGAGGTCCAGGCCGCGCAGCACGAACTGTTCGGTGACGCACCGGCACCGTGCGCGTCCGGCGACAGCGCTGCATGA
- a CDS encoding TcpE family conjugal transfer membrane protein, with the protein MDLPTYTNIWRIEKRLYKLYDLRLPMPLPIVWIGVFVGVVAPWSLLLYLLGLPFDAPWHVVYLVPPGIVTWLSTRPVIESKRLTELLQSQVRYVGEPRTWCRMAPTAEPSEINLTGRVWQAAPQRQAAPVRVKSSRRARHAQAKRAASAREVRPAVAAAAAAASVPPAREQGARSTAPAPRRGTAPALGPAVAEAPGTPAPTASAPGAPVERSFFAPSAAASGALVKAPADPAPAVPSAPLSPPAPLSPPAPLSPSGSGRVTPSASGRAPVAPAAPIDTEALRRLRRLAASAEAERTAAPAQPARSPVERPVPVERPTAAGRPARGDRLVSTDPSRSATGPADLPGTAGPADTSQGAGPAERSRAAELAERSRAAGSSESSPDTAAHSGPAPVTDSAPAAAGPAAPPPAAPRFVGPAPTGRRAAAPRAEPDEAPAEAERDEDPWARYREEQPVGRTAETRPRERPAGTPPAVSIRAVPSGAEAKADPVTPAVALPRAPQGEARVRRVESVVGRDSSGGWRRLAQVVIGPGGTGRMDGAEIDEARARAVFGGSRRVVVLGCTGGAGQTTTALMLGHTLARYREDRVLAVDAGVGIHALSSRIQGESPETLTSLLAGLDNVHGYLSMRAYTSRCASGLEVIAGDSDSGAEQRLSDRTLFSDRRLNQTMDMLDRHYKLIVMDPAAALAARVLPYADQLVLVVPASHDGPDAVAMTYEWLDGHGCADLRRRAIMVVNGVSRRSMADVEQAEAVARGRCRAIVRVPWEDELAPGRAERVEPSHLRAPGRRAYLALAGVVVAGFGAAQAVRSNEEELAQ; encoded by the coding sequence GTGGACCTACCCACGTATACCAACATCTGGCGGATCGAGAAGCGGCTCTACAAGCTGTACGATCTACGGCTGCCGATGCCGCTGCCGATCGTCTGGATCGGTGTCTTCGTGGGTGTGGTGGCGCCCTGGTCGCTGCTGCTCTACCTGCTGGGCCTGCCTTTCGACGCACCCTGGCACGTGGTCTACCTCGTGCCTCCCGGGATCGTCACCTGGCTCTCCACCCGGCCGGTGATCGAGAGCAAGAGGCTGACCGAGCTTCTCCAGTCGCAGGTCCGTTACGTGGGCGAGCCCCGCACCTGGTGCCGGATGGCTCCCACCGCCGAGCCTTCGGAGATCAACCTGACCGGCCGGGTCTGGCAGGCCGCTCCTCAGCGGCAGGCCGCACCGGTCCGCGTCAAATCCTCACGCAGGGCCCGGCACGCCCAGGCCAAGCGCGCCGCGTCCGCCCGCGAGGTCCGTCCCGCGGTGGCGGCCGCCGCCGCGGCGGCCTCGGTTCCGCCCGCCCGTGAACAGGGTGCCCGGAGTACGGCTCCCGCCCCCCGCCGGGGCACCGCGCCGGCCCTCGGACCGGCCGTCGCCGAAGCGCCCGGCACCCCCGCACCCACCGCGTCCGCTCCCGGGGCACCGGTCGAGCGGTCCTTCTTCGCGCCGTCCGCCGCGGCCTCCGGTGCACTGGTCAAGGCCCCGGCCGACCCTGCTCCCGCCGTGCCGTCCGCTCCGCTCTCTCCGCCCGCTCCGCTCTCTCCGCCCGCTCCGCTCTCTCCGTCCGGATCCGGCCGGGTCACCCCGTCCGCTTCCGGCCGCGCACCGGTCGCGCCGGCGGCTCCGATCGACACCGAGGCGCTGCGGCGCCTGCGCAGACTCGCCGCCTCAGCCGAGGCCGAGCGGACCGCGGCTCCGGCGCAGCCCGCCCGGTCGCCCGTGGAGCGGCCGGTGCCCGTCGAACGGCCGACGGCCGCCGGGCGGCCCGCACGTGGGGACCGGCTCGTATCCACCGATCCCTCCCGGTCTGCCACCGGACCCGCCGACCTTCCCGGCACCGCCGGACCCGCCGACACCTCTCAGGGCGCCGGACCCGCCGAGAGGTCCCGGGCGGCGGAGCTCGCCGAGAGGTCCCGGGCCGCCGGGAGCTCCGAGAGCTCCCCGGACACGGCCGCACACTCCGGCCCTGCTCCGGTCACCGACTCCGCTCCGGCCGCAGCCGGGCCCGCCGCACCACCGCCCGCCGCACCGCGGTTCGTCGGGCCGGCTCCGACCGGGCGGCGGGCCGCCGCGCCCCGCGCGGAGCCGGATGAGGCCCCGGCGGAGGCCGAGAGGGACGAGGATCCCTGGGCCCGTTACCGCGAGGAACAGCCGGTGGGGCGGACCGCCGAGACGCGACCGCGGGAGCGGCCGGCGGGAACGCCCCCGGCCGTCTCGATCCGGGCGGTCCCCTCGGGGGCCGAGGCCAAGGCCGATCCGGTGACGCCCGCGGTGGCGCTGCCCAGGGCACCCCAGGGGGAGGCCCGGGTGCGCCGGGTGGAGTCGGTCGTCGGACGCGACTCCTCGGGCGGCTGGCGGCGGCTGGCCCAGGTGGTCATCGGACCCGGTGGCACGGGCCGTATGGACGGAGCGGAGATCGACGAGGCGCGGGCCAGGGCGGTGTTCGGCGGCAGCCGCCGGGTGGTGGTGCTGGGGTGCACCGGCGGTGCCGGGCAGACCACGACCGCGCTCATGCTCGGCCACACCCTCGCCCGCTACCGGGAGGACCGGGTGCTCGCGGTCGACGCCGGCGTCGGCATCCACGCACTGTCCAGCCGGATCCAGGGCGAGTCACCCGAGACCCTGACCTCCCTGCTGGCCGGGCTCGACAACGTCCACGGTTACCTGAGCATGCGCGCCTACACCAGCCGCTGCGCCTCGGGCCTCGAGGTCATCGCCGGCGACAGCGACTCCGGTGCCGAGCAGCGGCTGTCGGACCGCACGCTCTTCTCCGACCGGCGGCTCAACCAGACCATGGACATGCTGGACCGGCACTACAAGCTGATCGTCATGGACCCGGCGGCGGCACTGGCCGCGCGGGTGCTGCCCTATGCCGACCAGCTCGTCCTGGTGGTCCCGGCCAGTCATGACGGACCGGACGCGGTGGCGATGACCTACGAGTGGCTTGACGGACATGGCTGCGCGGACCTCCGGCGGCGCGCGATCATGGTCGTCAACGGGGTGAGCCGCCGCAGCATGGCCGACGTGGAGCAGGCCGAGGCGGTGGCGCGGGGCCGGTGCCGGGCGATCGTGCGGGTGCCCTGGGAGGACGAGCTGGCCCCCGGCAGGGCGGAGCGGGTGGAGCCGTCCCACCTGCGAGCACCCGGCCGACGGGCATACCTGGCACTGGCGGGAGTCGTGGTGGCGGGTTTCGGAGCGGCGCAGGCGGTTCGATCCAACGAGGAGGAGTTGGCCCAGTGA
- a CDS encoding ATP-binding protein → MAEFVGRRQELATLARELQKVAVGVGGERPGRCVMLRGRRRVGKSRLVERFAERSGAPFLFYAATGASPRDDLARLARDAQASTLPLARLVATARPESWDAAFDVLAAALPADQVSVLVIDEVPYLMDADGGFEGMLQRAWDRVLETKPVLLVLIGSDLSMMEALNSYGRPFHQRGREMVLGPLNPAEVGRMLGLDPAEAFDAALVTGGLPLICAEWPRGAGLWDFLGEALSDPVSALLVSAERSLAAEFPPQAQARTVLAAIGSGERTFTNIARAAGGIGATPLQRALELLTEKRIVAAELPVSLRPSKDRRYRVTDPYLRFWLHLLGPSMEEIERGRGDLTLARIRESWTSWRGRAIEPLIREALARILPDDRLPAAPAVGGYWTRTNDVEIDIVGADRAPVAKELLFVGSVKWLEQSPFDRHDLAALHRHRAALTDDPVPVVAVSRSGVDCPGLDAAYGPGDLLTAWPL, encoded by the coding sequence GTGGCGGAATTTGTAGGTCGCCGGCAGGAGCTGGCGACGCTGGCGCGAGAGCTGCAGAAGGTGGCGGTAGGGGTTGGCGGAGAGCGGCCCGGTCGGTGTGTGATGTTGCGTGGGCGGCGCCGGGTGGGCAAGTCGCGACTGGTCGAGCGGTTTGCGGAGCGCTCCGGAGCCCCGTTCTTGTTCTATGCGGCGACCGGTGCGTCCCCTAGGGATGATCTGGCACGGCTGGCCAGGGACGCCCAGGCATCGACGCTGCCGCTGGCACGGCTGGTGGCCACCGCACGGCCGGAGAGCTGGGATGCCGCGTTCGATGTGCTGGCTGCGGCGCTGCCCGCCGACCAGGTGAGCGTTCTGGTCATCGACGAGGTGCCATACCTGATGGACGCCGATGGCGGCTTTGAGGGGATGCTGCAACGGGCCTGGGATCGGGTGCTGGAGACCAAGCCAGTGCTGCTGGTCCTCATCGGCTCCGATCTGTCGATGATGGAGGCGCTGAACAGCTACGGACGACCCTTCCACCAGCGCGGCCGGGAGATGGTGCTCGGGCCGCTGAATCCCGCTGAGGTCGGGCGGATGCTCGGGCTGGATCCGGCGGAAGCCTTCGATGCCGCGCTGGTCACCGGTGGGCTGCCGCTGATCTGCGCGGAGTGGCCGCGAGGTGCAGGACTGTGGGACTTCCTCGGCGAGGCGCTGAGCGACCCGGTCTCGGCCCTGCTGGTGTCGGCCGAGCGCTCGCTGGCTGCCGAATTCCCCCCGCAGGCTCAGGCGCGTACGGTGCTGGCGGCTATCGGTAGCGGCGAGCGGACCTTCACCAATATCGCCCGGGCGGCCGGCGGAATCGGGGCCACGCCGCTGCAGCGAGCGCTGGAGCTGCTTACGGAGAAGCGGATCGTCGCGGCGGAGCTGCCCGTATCGCTGCGCCCGTCGAAGGATCGCCGCTACCGGGTGACGGATCCCTACCTGCGGTTCTGGCTGCACCTGCTCGGCCCGTCCATGGAGGAGATCGAGCGGGGGCGGGGCGATCTGACCTTGGCGCGGATCCGGGAGAGCTGGACCAGTTGGCGCGGCCGGGCGATCGAGCCGCTCATCCGCGAGGCGCTCGCGCGGATACTGCCTGATGACCGGCTCCCCGCGGCCCCCGCGGTGGGCGGTTACTGGACCCGCACCAACGACGTCGAAATCGACATCGTGGGGGCGGACCGCGCCCCCGTCGCCAAGGAACTGCTCTTCGTCGGCTCCGTCAAGTGGCTGGAGCAGTCACCCTTCGACCGGCACGACCTGGCCGCTCTCCATCGGCATCGGGCCGCCCTCACCGACGATCCTGTTCCGGTCGTGGCGGTCTCGCGCAGCGGAGTCGACTGCCCGGGGCTCGATGCCGCCTACGGTCCCGGCGATCTGCTGACCGCCTGGCCGCTGTGA
- the ychF gene encoding redox-regulated ATPase YchF, producing MSLSIGIVGLPNVGKSTLFNALTKTANALAANYPFATIEPNVGIVGVPDPRLEKLAEIFDSAKILPAKVEFVDIAGLVRGASEGQGRGNQFLANIRETDAICQVIRVFTDPDVTHVDGDVAPERDIETINTELILADLQTLEKAIPRLQKESRTNKDRKTTLEAAEAAVKLLDGGTTLYAGAKGAGIDVAALRELHLLTTKPFLYAFNLDADELTDEDLRARLAAIVAPAEAVFLDAKIESELVELPDDEALELLQSVGQEQSGLAQLAHVGFETLGLQTYLTAGPKETRAWTIRKGATAPEAAGVIHTDFQRGFIKAEIVSFDELVEVGSIAAARQAGKARIEGKDYVMRDGDVVEFRFNV from the coding sequence GTGAGCCTGAGCATCGGCATCGTCGGATTGCCCAACGTCGGCAAGTCAACGCTTTTCAACGCGCTGACGAAGACCGCCAACGCCCTGGCGGCGAACTACCCGTTCGCCACCATCGAGCCCAACGTGGGCATCGTCGGCGTTCCCGACCCCCGTCTGGAGAAGCTGGCCGAGATCTTCGATTCCGCGAAGATCCTGCCCGCGAAGGTCGAGTTCGTCGACATCGCCGGGCTGGTCCGCGGTGCCTCGGAGGGGCAGGGACGGGGCAACCAGTTCCTGGCCAACATCCGTGAGACCGATGCCATCTGCCAGGTCATCCGGGTTTTCACCGACCCGGACGTGACCCACGTGGACGGTGACGTCGCCCCTGAGCGCGACATCGAAACGATCAATACCGAGCTGATCCTCGCCGACCTGCAGACCCTGGAGAAGGCGATTCCGCGCCTCCAGAAGGAGTCCAGGACGAACAAGGACCGCAAGACCACGCTGGAGGCGGCGGAGGCGGCGGTCAAGCTCCTCGACGGCGGCACCACCCTGTACGCCGGGGCGAAGGGGGCCGGGATCGACGTGGCCGCCCTGCGTGAGCTGCACCTGCTGACCACCAAGCCGTTCCTCTACGCGTTCAACCTCGACGCCGACGAGCTGACGGACGAGGACCTGCGGGCCCGGCTGGCGGCGATCGTCGCGCCGGCCGAGGCCGTCTTCCTCGACGCCAAGATCGAGTCCGAGCTCGTCGAGCTCCCCGACGACGAGGCGCTGGAGCTCCTGCAGTCCGTCGGCCAGGAGCAGTCCGGTCTCGCCCAGCTCGCCCATGTCGGGTTCGAGACCCTCGGTCTGCAGACCTACCTGACCGCCGGCCCCAAGGAGACCCGGGCCTGGACGATCCGCAAGGGCGCCACCGCTCCCGAGGCGGCCGGGGTCATCCACACCGACTTCCAGCGGGGCTTCATCAAGGCCGAGATCGTCTCCTTCGACGAGCTGGTCGAGGTCGGTTCCATCGCCGCCGCCCGCCAGGCGGGCAAGGCCCGCATCGAGGGCAAGGACTACGTGATGCGCGACGGCGACGTCGTGGAGTTCCGCTTCAACGTTTAG
- a CDS encoding 4-hydroxy-3-methylbut-2-enyl diphosphate reductase, with amino-acid sequence MTSTTPATRRVLVAKPRGYCAGVDRAVQAVEKALEQYGAPIYVRKQIVHNTHVVKTLEARGAIFVEETEQVPEGAIVVFSAHGVSPAVHQEAAQRSLRTIDATCPLVTKVHNEARRFASQDYDILLIGHEGHEEVEGTAGEAPDHIQLVDGLDSVGSVQVKDPSRLVWLSQTTLSVDETVETVTRLKERFPHLIDPPSDDICYATQNRQVAVKEIAAQAQLVIVVGSENSSNSKRLVEVALDHGADASYLVDDASLIKDAWLDGVTTVGVTSGASVPEELVADVLARLAAHGFDDVEEVESVEESVRFALPHELRKDLRATV; translated from the coding sequence ATGACTTCAACGACCCCCGCGACCCGACGCGTACTTGTGGCTAAGCCCCGTGGCTACTGCGCGGGGGTCGATCGAGCGGTCCAGGCCGTCGAGAAGGCCCTTGAGCAGTACGGCGCGCCGATCTACGTCCGCAAGCAGATCGTCCACAACACCCATGTGGTCAAGACGCTGGAGGCGCGCGGAGCGATCTTCGTCGAGGAGACCGAGCAGGTGCCCGAGGGCGCCATCGTGGTCTTCTCCGCCCACGGAGTCTCCCCGGCGGTCCATCAGGAAGCCGCCCAGCGCAGCCTCAGGACGATCGACGCCACCTGCCCGCTGGTGACGAAGGTGCACAACGAGGCCAGGCGCTTCGCGTCCCAGGACTACGACATCCTGCTCATCGGCCATGAGGGCCACGAGGAGGTCGAGGGCACCGCGGGTGAGGCTCCCGACCACATCCAGCTCGTCGACGGCCTCGATTCGGTCGGCTCCGTCCAGGTGAAGGACCCCAGCCGGCTGGTGTGGCTGTCGCAGACCACGCTGTCGGTGGACGAGACGGTCGAGACGGTCACCCGGCTCAAGGAGCGCTTCCCGCACCTCATCGATCCGCCGAGCGACGACATCTGCTACGCCACCCAGAACCGCCAGGTCGCGGTGAAGGAGATCGCCGCCCAGGCCCAGCTCGTCATCGTCGTCGGCTCGGAGAACTCATCCAACTCCAAGCGGCTGGTCGAGGTCGCCCTCGACCACGGGGCCGACGCGTCCTACCTGGTCGACGACGCCTCGCTGATCAAGGACGCGTGGCTCGACGGTGTCACCACGGTCGGCGTGACGAGCGGTGCCTCGGTCCCCGAAGAGCTCGTCGCCGACGTCCTGGCCCGGCTCGCCGCGCATGGGTTCGACGACGTCGAGGAGGTCGAGTCCGTCGAGGAGAGCGTCCGCTTCGCCCTCCCGCACGAGCTCCGCAAGGACCTGCGCGCCACCGTCTGA